One Hevea brasiliensis isolate MT/VB/25A 57/8 chromosome 5, ASM3005281v1, whole genome shotgun sequence genomic region harbors:
- the LOC110655836 gene encoding ABC transporter G family member 22 isoform X1 codes for MEKASVSSLVRTKSEQLVEAVAAAYKSPPKNEVSGGVSEGSGNLSRKSSKRLMMAASPGRGGAGGRNTHIRKSRSAQMKFDLDDVCSGAALSRASSASLGLSFSFTGFTLPPDEIADSKPFSDDDIPEDLEAGTRKPKFQTEPTLPIYLKFTDVTYKVIIKGMTSTEEKDILNGITGSVDPGQVLALMGPSGSGKTTLLNLLGGRIIQPTVGGSITYNDQPYSKSLKSRIGFVTQDDVLFPHLTVKETITYAALLRLPKTLTKEQKEKRATDVIYELGLERCQDTMIGGSFVRGVSGGERKRVCIGNEIIINPSVLFLDEATSGLDSTTALRIVQMLQDIAEAGKTVVTTIHQPSSRLFHKFDKLILLGKGSLLYFGQASEAMSYFSSIGCNPLIAMNPAEFLLDLANGNINDVSVPSELEDKVQTEDSDTETRNGKPSPKNVHEYLVGAYETRVAEKEKKKLMVPIPLDEEVKLKVSSPKRQWGASWWEQYTILFCRGIKERRHDYFSWLRITQVLSTAIILGLLWWQSDSSSPKGLQDQVINQTTIRSLGYMNNQSKNSEELKPLFKLQAGLLFFIAVFWGFFPVFTAIFTFPQERAMLNKERAADMYRLSAYFLARTTSDLPLDLILPVLFLVVVYFMAGLKMSAGPFFLSLLTVFLCIAAAQGLGLAIGATLMDLKKATTLASVTVMTFMLAGGYFVKKVPIFVAWIRYMSFNYHTYKLLLKVQYEHMLPPIRGLRIGNGLMEVSALVAMAFGYRLLAYISLRKMKRNCGV; via the exons ATGGAGAAAGCAAGCGTTTCCAGTTTAGTGAGAACAAAATCAGAGCAATTGGTGGAGGCTGTGGCGGCGGCGTATAAATCTCCGCCAAAGAATGAGGTTTCGGGAGGAGTGTCGGAGGGCAGTGGAAATCTGTCGAGGAAGTCCAGCAAACGTTTGATGATGGCAGCGTCACCCGGGCGCGGTGGTGCAGGTGGCAGGAACACACACATAAGAAAGTCAAGGAGTGCACAGATGAAGTTTGACTTAGATGACGTCTGCAGCGGAGCAGCTTTGAGCCGAGCCTCCAGTGCCAGCTTGGGCTTGTCTTTCTCCTTCACCGGCTTCACCTTGCCGCCAGACGAGATCGCCGACTCCAAGCCGTTTAGCGATGATGATATAC CTGAGGATCTTGAAGCCGGGACGCGAAAACCGAAGTTTCAAACAGAACCCACCTTGCCAATTTATCTCAAG TTCACAGATGTGACTTACAAGGTGATTATCAAGGGGATGACCTCGACGGAGGAGAAGGATATCTTGAATGGAATCACTGGTTCAGTGGATCCAGGACAAGTCTTGGCACTCATGGGACCTTCAGGAAGTGGAAAGACAACACTCTTGAATCTGCTCGGTGGCAGAATAATTCAGCCCACTGTTGGCGGTTCAATCACTTACAATGATCAGCCATATTCCAAGTCTCTGAAAAGTAG GATAGGATTTGTCACTCAAGATGATGTTTTGTTTCCTCACCTTACAGTGAAAGAAACAATAACATATGCAGCCCTCCTTCGATTGCCAAAGACACTGACTAAGGAACAGAAGGAAAAGCGGGCCACAGATGTCATCTACGAGCTAGGCTTAGAGAG GTGCCAAGACACCATGATCGGAGGCTCATTCGTCCGCGGAGTCTCAGGCGGCGAAAGGAAACGAGTTTGTATTGGAAATGAGATTATAATAAATCCTTCTGTTTTGTTTCTTGATGAAGCAACCTCTGGCTTGGATTCCACAACTGCTTTAAGGATAGTTCAGATGTTGCAGGATATAGCAGAG GCCGGGAAAACAGTGGTAACAACAATCCACCAGCCATCAAGTAGACTGTTCCACAAGTTTGACAAGTTGATCCTTCTTGGGAAAGGAAGCTTGCTCTATTTTGGACAAGCATCAGAAGCAATGTCCTACTTCTCATCTATCGGTTGTAACCCTCTAATTGCCATGAACCCAGCTGAGTTCTTGCTAGACCTTGCAAATGGAAACATAAATGATGTTTCTGTACCATCAGAATTGGAGGATAAAGTCCAAACGGAGGACTCAGATACCGAAACAAGAAATGGGAAGCCATCTCCTAAAAATGTACATGag TATCTCGTGGGAGCCTACGAGACACGAGTTGCAGAAAAGGAGAAGAAGAAACTTATGGTTCCTATACCCCTTGATGAGGAGGTGAAGTTGAAAGTGTCTTCTCCCAAGCGACAATGGGGAGCAAGCTGGTGGGAACAATATACCATATTGTTCTGTAGAGGAATCAAAGAACGGAGGCATGACTATTTCAGCTGGTTGAGGATAACCCAAGTTCTTTCCACTGCAATTATCTTGGGACTCCTATGGTGGCAATCAGATAGTAGCAGCCCCAAAGGCCTGCAAGATCAGGTAATCAATCAAACAACTATCAGATCCTTGGGATACATGAACAATCAATCCAAGAACTCGGAGGAACTTAAACCATTGTTTAAATTGCAGGCAGGGCTGCTTTTCTTCATTGCTGTTTTCTGGGGATTCTTTCCTGTCTTCACTGCCATCTTTACATTTCCTCAAGAAAGAGCTATGCTAAATAAGGAACGTGCAGCAGACATGTATAGGCTTAGTGCTTATTTCTTGGCAAGGACTACAAGTGATCTACCACTTGATCTGATACTACCAGTGCTTTTCCTTGTAGTTGTATATTTCATGGCAGGCTTGAAAATGAGTGCTGGTCCCTTTTTTCTTAGCCTTCTCACAGTTTTCCTCTGTATTGCTGCCGCGCAG GGACTCGGATTGGCTATTGGAGCTACATTAATGGACCTGAAGAAAGCTACAACACTGGCTTCTGTAACCGTGATGACCTTTATGCTGGCTGGAGGATACTTTGTGAAG AAAGTTCCAATATTCGTTGCTTGGATCCGCTATATGTCTTTCAACTACCATACTtacaagcttcttctcaaggtgCAATATGAGCACATGCTGCCCCCCATCAGAGGACTGAGAATAGGCAATGGTTTAATGGAAGTAAGTGCCCTGGTGGCTATGGCTTTTGGCTACCGCCTCTTGGCATACAtttctttgaggaagatgaagcgcAATTGTGGAGTCTAG
- the LOC110655836 gene encoding ABC transporter G family member 22 isoform X2, with protein sequence MEKASVSSLVRTKSEQLVEAVAAAYKSPPKNEVSGGVSEGSGNLSRKSSKRLMMAASPGRGGAGGRNTHIRKSRSAQMKFDLDDVCSGAALSRASSASLGLSFSFTGFTLPPDEIADSKPFSDDDIPEDLEAGTRKPKFQTEPTLPIYLKFTDVTYKVIIKGMTSTEEKDILNGITGSVDPGQVLALMGPSGSGKTTLLNLLGGRIIQPTVGGSITYNDQPYSKSLKSRIGFVTQDDVLFPHLTVKETITYAALLRLPKTLTKEQKEKRATDVIYELGLERCQDTMIGGSFVRGVSGGERKRVCIGNEIIINPSVLFLDEATSGLDSTTALRIVQMLQDIAEAGKTVVTTIHQPSSRLFHKFDKLILLGKGSLLYFGQASEAMSYFSSIGCNPLIAMNPAEFLLDLANGNINDVSVPSELEDKVQTEDSDTETRNGKPSPKNVHEYLVGAYETRVAEKEKKKLMVPIPLDEEVKLKVSSPKRQWGASWWEQYTILFCRGIKERRHDYFSWLRITQVLSTAIILGLLWWQSDSSSPKGLQDQAGLLFFIAVFWGFFPVFTAIFTFPQERAMLNKERAADMYRLSAYFLARTTSDLPLDLILPVLFLVVVYFMAGLKMSAGPFFLSLLTVFLCIAAAQGLGLAIGATLMDLKKATTLASVTVMTFMLAGGYFVKKVPIFVAWIRYMSFNYHTYKLLLKVQYEHMLPPIRGLRIGNGLMEVSALVAMAFGYRLLAYISLRKMKRNCGV encoded by the exons ATGGAGAAAGCAAGCGTTTCCAGTTTAGTGAGAACAAAATCAGAGCAATTGGTGGAGGCTGTGGCGGCGGCGTATAAATCTCCGCCAAAGAATGAGGTTTCGGGAGGAGTGTCGGAGGGCAGTGGAAATCTGTCGAGGAAGTCCAGCAAACGTTTGATGATGGCAGCGTCACCCGGGCGCGGTGGTGCAGGTGGCAGGAACACACACATAAGAAAGTCAAGGAGTGCACAGATGAAGTTTGACTTAGATGACGTCTGCAGCGGAGCAGCTTTGAGCCGAGCCTCCAGTGCCAGCTTGGGCTTGTCTTTCTCCTTCACCGGCTTCACCTTGCCGCCAGACGAGATCGCCGACTCCAAGCCGTTTAGCGATGATGATATAC CTGAGGATCTTGAAGCCGGGACGCGAAAACCGAAGTTTCAAACAGAACCCACCTTGCCAATTTATCTCAAG TTCACAGATGTGACTTACAAGGTGATTATCAAGGGGATGACCTCGACGGAGGAGAAGGATATCTTGAATGGAATCACTGGTTCAGTGGATCCAGGACAAGTCTTGGCACTCATGGGACCTTCAGGAAGTGGAAAGACAACACTCTTGAATCTGCTCGGTGGCAGAATAATTCAGCCCACTGTTGGCGGTTCAATCACTTACAATGATCAGCCATATTCCAAGTCTCTGAAAAGTAG GATAGGATTTGTCACTCAAGATGATGTTTTGTTTCCTCACCTTACAGTGAAAGAAACAATAACATATGCAGCCCTCCTTCGATTGCCAAAGACACTGACTAAGGAACAGAAGGAAAAGCGGGCCACAGATGTCATCTACGAGCTAGGCTTAGAGAG GTGCCAAGACACCATGATCGGAGGCTCATTCGTCCGCGGAGTCTCAGGCGGCGAAAGGAAACGAGTTTGTATTGGAAATGAGATTATAATAAATCCTTCTGTTTTGTTTCTTGATGAAGCAACCTCTGGCTTGGATTCCACAACTGCTTTAAGGATAGTTCAGATGTTGCAGGATATAGCAGAG GCCGGGAAAACAGTGGTAACAACAATCCACCAGCCATCAAGTAGACTGTTCCACAAGTTTGACAAGTTGATCCTTCTTGGGAAAGGAAGCTTGCTCTATTTTGGACAAGCATCAGAAGCAATGTCCTACTTCTCATCTATCGGTTGTAACCCTCTAATTGCCATGAACCCAGCTGAGTTCTTGCTAGACCTTGCAAATGGAAACATAAATGATGTTTCTGTACCATCAGAATTGGAGGATAAAGTCCAAACGGAGGACTCAGATACCGAAACAAGAAATGGGAAGCCATCTCCTAAAAATGTACATGag TATCTCGTGGGAGCCTACGAGACACGAGTTGCAGAAAAGGAGAAGAAGAAACTTATGGTTCCTATACCCCTTGATGAGGAGGTGAAGTTGAAAGTGTCTTCTCCCAAGCGACAATGGGGAGCAAGCTGGTGGGAACAATATACCATATTGTTCTGTAGAGGAATCAAAGAACGGAGGCATGACTATTTCAGCTGGTTGAGGATAACCCAAGTTCTTTCCACTGCAATTATCTTGGGACTCCTATGGTGGCAATCAGATAGTAGCAGCCCCAAAGGCCTGCAAGATCAG GCAGGGCTGCTTTTCTTCATTGCTGTTTTCTGGGGATTCTTTCCTGTCTTCACTGCCATCTTTACATTTCCTCAAGAAAGAGCTATGCTAAATAAGGAACGTGCAGCAGACATGTATAGGCTTAGTGCTTATTTCTTGGCAAGGACTACAAGTGATCTACCACTTGATCTGATACTACCAGTGCTTTTCCTTGTAGTTGTATATTTCATGGCAGGCTTGAAAATGAGTGCTGGTCCCTTTTTTCTTAGCCTTCTCACAGTTTTCCTCTGTATTGCTGCCGCGCAG GGACTCGGATTGGCTATTGGAGCTACATTAATGGACCTGAAGAAAGCTACAACACTGGCTTCTGTAACCGTGATGACCTTTATGCTGGCTGGAGGATACTTTGTGAAG AAAGTTCCAATATTCGTTGCTTGGATCCGCTATATGTCTTTCAACTACCATACTtacaagcttcttctcaaggtgCAATATGAGCACATGCTGCCCCCCATCAGAGGACTGAGAATAGGCAATGGTTTAATGGAAGTAAGTGCCCTGGTGGCTATGGCTTTTGGCTACCGCCTCTTGGCATACAtttctttgaggaagatgaagcgcAATTGTGGAGTCTAG
- the LOC110655836 gene encoding ABC transporter G family member 22 isoform X3: MTSTEEKDILNGITGSVDPGQVLALMGPSGSGKTTLLNLLGGRIIQPTVGGSITYNDQPYSKSLKSRIGFVTQDDVLFPHLTVKETITYAALLRLPKTLTKEQKEKRATDVIYELGLERCQDTMIGGSFVRGVSGGERKRVCIGNEIIINPSVLFLDEATSGLDSTTALRIVQMLQDIAEAGKTVVTTIHQPSSRLFHKFDKLILLGKGSLLYFGQASEAMSYFSSIGCNPLIAMNPAEFLLDLANGNINDVSVPSELEDKVQTEDSDTETRNGKPSPKNVHEYLVGAYETRVAEKEKKKLMVPIPLDEEVKLKVSSPKRQWGASWWEQYTILFCRGIKERRHDYFSWLRITQVLSTAIILGLLWWQSDSSSPKGLQDQVINQTTIRSLGYMNNQSKNSEELKPLFKLQAGLLFFIAVFWGFFPVFTAIFTFPQERAMLNKERAADMYRLSAYFLARTTSDLPLDLILPVLFLVVVYFMAGLKMSAGPFFLSLLTVFLCIAAAQGLGLAIGATLMDLKKATTLASVTVMTFMLAGGYFVKKVPIFVAWIRYMSFNYHTYKLLLKVQYEHMLPPIRGLRIGNGLMEVSALVAMAFGYRLLAYISLRKMKRNCGV; this comes from the exons ATGACCTCGACGGAGGAGAAGGATATCTTGAATGGAATCACTGGTTCAGTGGATCCAGGACAAGTCTTGGCACTCATGGGACCTTCAGGAAGTGGAAAGACAACACTCTTGAATCTGCTCGGTGGCAGAATAATTCAGCCCACTGTTGGCGGTTCAATCACTTACAATGATCAGCCATATTCCAAGTCTCTGAAAAGTAG GATAGGATTTGTCACTCAAGATGATGTTTTGTTTCCTCACCTTACAGTGAAAGAAACAATAACATATGCAGCCCTCCTTCGATTGCCAAAGACACTGACTAAGGAACAGAAGGAAAAGCGGGCCACAGATGTCATCTACGAGCTAGGCTTAGAGAG GTGCCAAGACACCATGATCGGAGGCTCATTCGTCCGCGGAGTCTCAGGCGGCGAAAGGAAACGAGTTTGTATTGGAAATGAGATTATAATAAATCCTTCTGTTTTGTTTCTTGATGAAGCAACCTCTGGCTTGGATTCCACAACTGCTTTAAGGATAGTTCAGATGTTGCAGGATATAGCAGAG GCCGGGAAAACAGTGGTAACAACAATCCACCAGCCATCAAGTAGACTGTTCCACAAGTTTGACAAGTTGATCCTTCTTGGGAAAGGAAGCTTGCTCTATTTTGGACAAGCATCAGAAGCAATGTCCTACTTCTCATCTATCGGTTGTAACCCTCTAATTGCCATGAACCCAGCTGAGTTCTTGCTAGACCTTGCAAATGGAAACATAAATGATGTTTCTGTACCATCAGAATTGGAGGATAAAGTCCAAACGGAGGACTCAGATACCGAAACAAGAAATGGGAAGCCATCTCCTAAAAATGTACATGag TATCTCGTGGGAGCCTACGAGACACGAGTTGCAGAAAAGGAGAAGAAGAAACTTATGGTTCCTATACCCCTTGATGAGGAGGTGAAGTTGAAAGTGTCTTCTCCCAAGCGACAATGGGGAGCAAGCTGGTGGGAACAATATACCATATTGTTCTGTAGAGGAATCAAAGAACGGAGGCATGACTATTTCAGCTGGTTGAGGATAACCCAAGTTCTTTCCACTGCAATTATCTTGGGACTCCTATGGTGGCAATCAGATAGTAGCAGCCCCAAAGGCCTGCAAGATCAGGTAATCAATCAAACAACTATCAGATCCTTGGGATACATGAACAATCAATCCAAGAACTCGGAGGAACTTAAACCATTGTTTAAATTGCAGGCAGGGCTGCTTTTCTTCATTGCTGTTTTCTGGGGATTCTTTCCTGTCTTCACTGCCATCTTTACATTTCCTCAAGAAAGAGCTATGCTAAATAAGGAACGTGCAGCAGACATGTATAGGCTTAGTGCTTATTTCTTGGCAAGGACTACAAGTGATCTACCACTTGATCTGATACTACCAGTGCTTTTCCTTGTAGTTGTATATTTCATGGCAGGCTTGAAAATGAGTGCTGGTCCCTTTTTTCTTAGCCTTCTCACAGTTTTCCTCTGTATTGCTGCCGCGCAG GGACTCGGATTGGCTATTGGAGCTACATTAATGGACCTGAAGAAAGCTACAACACTGGCTTCTGTAACCGTGATGACCTTTATGCTGGCTGGAGGATACTTTGTGAAG AAAGTTCCAATATTCGTTGCTTGGATCCGCTATATGTCTTTCAACTACCATACTtacaagcttcttctcaaggtgCAATATGAGCACATGCTGCCCCCCATCAGAGGACTGAGAATAGGCAATGGTTTAATGGAAGTAAGTGCCCTGGTGGCTATGGCTTTTGGCTACCGCCTCTTGGCATACAtttctttgaggaagatgaagcgcAATTGTGGAGTCTAG
- the LOC110655834 gene encoding prolycopene isomerase, chloroplastic translates to MSSGLSSIVQLGSFRPRSLKCRFFSFEPAKPSISFDSYNLNKYNSIPGFDSSQKLGKVKSGFCRLNKDFVLRSKPVLSLDKDVDVEGNGGVSRESSNYDAIVIGSGIGGLVAATQLAVKGARVLILEKYVIPGGSSGYYQRDGYTFDVGSSVMFGFSDKGNLNLITQALAAVGCTMEVIPDPTTVHFHLPNNLSVQVHREYSDFISELTTRFPHEKEGILKFYGECWKIFNALNSLELKSLEEPIYLFGQFFQKPLECLTLAYYLPQNAGDIARKYIKDPELLSFIDAECFIVSTVKALQTPMINASMVLCDRHFGGINYPVGGVGGIAKSLANGLVEQGSEILYKANVTNVILEHGKAVGVRLSDGREFFAKTIISNATRWDTFGKLLKGEKIPKEEENFQNVYVKAPSFLSIHMGVKADVLPPDTDCHHFVLEDDWARLEEPYGSIFLSIPTVLDSSLAPKGHHILHIFTTSSIEDWEELPPKDYQAKKELVANVIISRLEKKLFPGLRSSIYFMEVGSPKTHRRYLARDKGTYGPMPRRTPKGLLGMPFNTTAIDGLYCVGDSCFPGQGVIAVAFSGVMCAHRVAADIGLEKNSPVLDAALLRLLGWLRTLA, encoded by the exons ATGAGTTCAGGACTCAGCAGTATTGTGCAGTTGGGTAGCTTCAGACCCAGAAGCCTGAAATGTAGATTTTTCTCTTTTGAACCTGCCAAACCTTCCATTTCCTTCGATTCTTACAATCTCAATAAATATAATTCCATACCCGGTTTCGATAGTAGTCAGAAGCTTGGTAAAGTGAAGTCAGGCTTTTGCCGGTTGAATAAAGATTTTGTTTTGAGGTCAAAGCCAGTTTTGAGTCTGGATAAAGATGTGGATGTAGAAGGGAATGGAGGAGTCAGCAGGGAGAGTAGCAACTATGATGCCATTGTTATAGGGTCTGGTATTGGCGGTTTGGTTGCTGCCACACAGCTGGCGGTGAagggagctagggttttgattTTGGAGAAGTACGTGATTCCTGGTGGTAGCTCTGGGTACTACCAGAGGGATGGTTATACTTTCGATGTTGGGTCTTCTGTGATGTTTGGTTTCAGTGATAAG GGAAACTTGAATTTGATAACACAAGCATTGGCAGCAGTTGGTTGTACAATGGAGGTGATTCCTGATCCAACCACTGTCCATTTTCATCTACCGAATAATCTTTCTGTTCAAGTTCATAGAGAATACAGTGACTTCATCTCAGAACTTACTACtagatttccccatgaaaaggaAGGGATCCTTAAATTCTATGGTGAATGTTGGAAG ATATTCAATGCCTTAAACTCATTGGAATTGAAGTCACTAGAGGAGCCAATTTACTTGTTTGGACAGTTCTTTCAGAAGCCCCTCGAATGTTTGACACTGG CTTATTACCTTCCCCAAAATGCTGGAGACATAGCTCGAAAGTACATAAAGGATCCTGAGTTATTGTCTTTTATTGATGCAGAG TGTTTTATAGTGAGCACAGTTAAGGCATTACAGACACCAATGATTAATGCGAGCATG GTTCTATGTGATAGGCATTTTGGAGGGATTAACTACCCTGTTGGTGGTGTTGGTGGTATCGCTAAGTCCTTGGCTAATGGTCTGGTTGAACAGGGGAGTGAGATCCTATACAAGGCAAATGTGACTAATGTCATACTAGAGCATGGAAAGGCT GTGGGAGTGAGGCTGTCAGATGGAAGAGAGTTCTTTGCCAAAACCATAATATCCAATGCTACCAGATGGGATACCTTTG GAAAGTTGTTAAAAGGAGAAAAGattccaaaagaagaagaaaatttccAAAATGTTTATGTTAAGGCTCCATCTTTTCTTTCCATTCACATGGGTGTTAAAGCTGATGTTCTGCCACCAGATACAGATTGCCATCATTTTGTGCTTGAG GATGACTGGGCAAGATTAGAGGAGCCTTATGGCAGTATATTTTTAAGCATTCCAACCGTTCTTGATTCATCACTAGCTCCCAAGGGGCACCATATTCTTCACATATTTACAACTTCTTCCATAGAAGACTGGGAG GAACTCCCTCCAAAGGACTATCAGGCAAAGAAGGAGCTTGTGGCAAATGTGATTATAAGCAGATTGGAGAAGAAACTGTTTCCAGGGCTCAGATCATCAATTTATTTTATGGAG GTGGGGTCACCGAAGACACACAGGCGATACCTAGCTCGTGATAAAGGCACCTATGGACCAATGCCACGTAGAACTCCTAAAGGTTTGCTTGGAATGCCATTCAATACAACA GCTATAGATGGTCTTTACTGTGTTGGGGATAGCTGCTTTCCAGGACAGGGTGTGATAGCTGTAGCCTTTTCAGGAGTTATGTGTGCTCATCGAGTAGCTGCTGACATTG GACTGGAGAAAAATTCCCCTGTATTGGATGCTGCTCTCCTTCGACTTCTTGGCTGGTTAAGAACATTGGCATGA
- the LOC110655835 gene encoding sucrose-phosphatase 1: MDRLKAPARLMIVSDLDHTMVDHHDPENMSILRFNALWEAHYRHDSLLVFSTGRSPTLYKQLRKEKPMLTPDITIMSVGTEITYGNKMVPDDGWVEFLNKKWDRKIVTEETSKFPELTLQSETEQRPHKVSFYVDKDKAQNVTTAISEILGKRGLDVKIIYSGGMDLDILPQGAGKGQALAYLHKKFKTEGKLPTNTLVCGDSGNDAELFSIPDVYGVMVSNAQEELLRWHTENAKNNPKIIHATERCAAGIIQAIGHFKLGPNTSPRDSSDFSNHELENVSPSNVLVKFFLILERWRRAEVENCEMYLASMKADCDSTGILVHPSGAELSLHDAINGLKSHYGDKQGKLFRIWVDQILSTKIGSDTWLVKFKQWELSGEEQQGCVNTAIINIKNSADSAVAVATYMHIHQTWLEGSGAKDQSTWLF; the protein is encoded by the exons ATGGATCGGCTCAAGGCTCCTGCTCGCCTCATGATAGTTTCTGATCTTGATCATACAATG GTTGATCATCACGATCCTGAGAACATGTCTATTCTTAGGTTCAATGCATTATGGGAAGCCCATTACCGTCATGATTCTCTGTTGGTTTTTTCCACTGGAAGATCACCTACACTttacaaacagttgaggaaagaGAAGCCCATGTTAACACCAGACATAACCATAATGTCTGTGGGAACTGAGATCACATATGGTAACAAGATGGTGCCAGATGATGGTTGGGTTGAATTTCTGAATAAAAAATGGGATAGGAAAATAGTCACTGAGGAAACAAGCAAGTTCCCTGAACTTACTCTTCAG TCAGAAACAGAGCAACGACCACATAAGGTTAGCTTTTATGTTGATAAAGACAAGGCTCAGAATGTAACAACGGCAATTTCAGAGATATTGGGAAAACGAGGG TTGGATGTTAAAATAATTTATAGTGGGGGAATGGATTTGGACATACTACCACAAGGTGCTGGCAAAGGACAGGCTCTTGCATATTTGCACAAGAAGTTTAAGACTGAGGGAAAACTACCTACCAACACTCTTGTCTGTGGTGATTCTGGAAATGATGCTGAACTATTCAGCATTCCGGATGTATATGGAGTCATG GTTAGCAATGCACAAGAAGAATTGTTGCGCTGGCACACTGAAAATGCTAAAAATAATCCTAAAATAATTCATGCAACTGAAAGGTGTGCAGCTGGTATCATACAAGCCATTGGTCATTTTAAACTTGGTCCAAATACTTCTCCAAGAGATTCATCTGACTTTTCAAACCATGAGTTGGAAAATGTTAGTCCTAGCAATGTGCTGGTGAAATTTTTCTTGATCCTTGAGAGGTGGAGGCGTGCAGAAGTTGAGAATTGTGAAATGTACTTAGCAAGCATGAAAGCTGATTGT GATTCAACTGGTATCCTTGTCCATCCTTCTGGTGCAGAGCTCTCTCTTCATGATGCTATAAATGGGTTAAAGAGTCACTATGGTGACAAACAGGGCAAGCTGTTTAGGATTTGGGTTGATCAGATATTATCTACAAAGATTGGTTCAGATACATGGCTAGTAAAGTTCAAGCAGTGGGAGTTATCTG GTGAGGAGCAGCAAGGTTGTGTGAACACTGCTATAATAAATATAAAG AACTCGGCCGACTCTGCTGTAGCGGTTGCAACTTACATGCACATACATCAGACATGGTTGGAAGGATCAGGAGCCAAAGACCAATCAACCTGGCTCTTCTAG